Part of the Sphingobacteriaceae bacterium genome, AGTTACAAAGCTCTCTTTAGTCTTAAAAATCTACTTTTAAACAAGTACGATTTTTTGTGAATAAAAAAACCCGGTGATTAACCGGGTTTAGAATTAGAAACTGAGTTTTATTGAACAATTACATCGTCTACATAAATATCGGAATTATAGGTTGTGCTGCCGGTATATTTGAAAGCTACGAAGAAATTTCCGGAGTAACCGTTTAGAATGCTGGTGTTGCTAAGGGTTAAAACACCGGAATTAGTGGTGGCATTCGGGTAAAAGCTACCCGTACCTGCGGCATAAACGGCTCCAACAACCGGAGTCCAATTTGCTGTATTGGCATTGTTTCCAGTAAAATCAGTTGAAACTAAAGCCGTAATAGCATTCGGATGGCCACTATCCCAAAAGCCAAATGCTGTTTTAAAGGACAAAGTCATTGTTGGCGTATAAATAATTGGTGGAGAAATAAAATACATTTCGTTATTGGCATCGCCGCTATTAAAGGCGGAAGCTTTCATGGCTTTAAGTGCACCGTTAATGTTGGTTTTCCAAAGTGCATTTCCAATGCTGGCGTAATTCATCCAGCCATTCGTAGTGAAAGTGGAGTTTGAAGAACCTATGCTCGAAAAATTTTCATTCAATGAAGCTACCGGTGGGGCCAGGGTAAATGAAGGGGGGGGACAACCGGCCGCATTCATTTGTATTTCCTGATAATCACGAATGGTTAATTGCATAGTTGAATTGTATTGAGTAACGATGGCCACCATATACCCTGAGCCGGATGGAATTGGTTTGGCAGCGAAATTGGCATAACCACTAGTTCTTACTGTTACGGAATTTGTACCGCCACAAACTTTTAAAGTTCTGTTTAGTGATGCTTTACCAATTGCATCGGCAAAGGGCATTCCTTTTTCTACAAATTCAGCATTATCTATTCTTACTAATTGAGATTGTAAACTATTGGAGTTTGAGGGAACGCTTCCTGCTAATATTTCGGTAATAGTTACAACTTTTGGAGTTACAATATTGCCGGATGATTGTTTTACTACAGATTTGCCTATATCAACGGAATCAATATAAATCATGTTATTTGCGTTTACTAAATAAAGTCCGTTTAGATTAATTCGAATTTTATCTCCTACCGCAAAACCACCTGTAAATTGCATATTGAGTTGAATCGCACCTCCGTTATCGTCCATGATAAAAGTTTGCTTATAAATATTTCCACTGGTTTCGTCGGCTAAAACCGTGCCATATAAATTAGTATCGCCCATTCCGAATTTATAAAATGTGGAAGATGCTGGAACACGAGCCTTGAGTTGGGCCACGGTTAACTGAGCTGAAGCGTTAACGTTTTTTAGAGGAGGGTGGTCGTATTCTTTTTTACAAAACGTAAATAGCACTATTCCCGTAAGAATTAGAGTTGGATATAAAATATATTTTTTCATTGCTGTTATTTTTTATTTTAAAATGAGAAGTTAACAATAACCATATAGGTAATACCGGTCATATAATAATATTTATTTGGAAATTGATCTAATATGGTGGTATCCCAACGCAATTGTTCGTAGCCACCGGTGATGATATTTTTGTTATTTAATAAGTTATTTATACTGCCATTAAAGCGCAAATAATATTTTTTGCTGATACGGAAAGATTTTCCGGCATTTAAATTTACCGTATAATAGCTTGGTAATTGTTCTTGTCCGATAACTAAATCGGCTTGTTCTAACTCATTGGTTTGAAATTTTCCGCCGGATTCAGCTGTTCTTTTGTCGGGATTTGGTTCAATATATATCTCATCAATAAAATTAAAATTAATACCGGCGAACCAGAATTTTTTACCGTTGTAACTGTAACCAACCCCGGTAACCATTTGCGGAGCACCGCCAATTTTATAATTTTTTAAGTAAGTTGTGCGTTCTTTAAAAATTTCAGTGGCATTGTTATCCTGCCAGGCTTGTAAAACGGGGCGACTATTGTATAAAAACTGTCCATAACCAAACGCTGCTTGTAATCGATGTGCGGTAAATAAAGTTTTTTCTACGCCAATTTCAATGCCCTGATGTTTTTGATCCACATCCGTCATAATTAAATTTACGTTGTTGTTATAACTATCGTGCCAATACGTTCTTACCCAGGTTTGATTATTGATGGATGTGGAATAAGCAGTAAATCTGAATTTAAAGTTTGGATATTTAATAAGGTAATTAAAATCAGAACTTATAACTTCTTCTTGTGTAATACCTTTAACCAAATCATTTCTTACTCTTGGTGAAATAAAAATATTAGCAGCTTCAGGGGCACGTGTTAGGAAGGAAGCATTAACCGTTAAAAAGTGACGGCCGCTTACTTTATAAGTTAAACCTCCTTTTACGCCAACGTTGTTAAAATCCATCACATCACTTTTTCCTTTGCTGGTGGTTGGGAATTTTCCGTTGGCCATAAAACCTTCCCTCCAAATTTGAGATTTAGTGAATGAGAAACCTAAATAGGCATCCACATTTTTCATGGTATATTCTCCCTGTGCCCAAATTTCTCCTTTATTTATATTGGTGGAGTAATCATATCCGTATTTCTCACCTTGTCGAATTTTTCGGTTTGGATTATCAATATCATTTTGAATAACATTAGGGTCAACTCCCAAATTCTCCGCAAACTGATCAACATCCAACCAAAAACTGGCGCCCAACAAATCTTCAGCCGTTTTGTATCTTCTGTTTCTGTAAATATTTCCATTAGCGCCTACACTTAAAAAAATATTTCCCATCCATTCATTATATACCACATTAAAACCGGCATTTTTTAATTTCTCTTCTCTATTCTCTAATATGTAGCGGGCTCTGGTTTCTGTAGTATTTATAACGCCGGGTTCAGAATATAAATTGGCTTTATTCAATGCAATTAAATTATCCCAGTTTATTTGCTGTATACCATCAATATTATTTTCCCATTTATAGGTTAAGGCATCACCGGTTGCATTATCGCCGGTTAAATAATAAAAACTTGGCAAATATCTATAGTATGTAGCTCTTGGATTTTGCGCATCGTTAAAGTTTAATCCTGTTAAACCGGATTTACCGAAATTATAAAATAAGGAAGTGGTCATGCGCGCTGTGCTCGATATTTTATTGATGTGTGACAACATGAGCATGGGTCGGTTTACTTTTTTAACAGAAGCATTGCGCACTTTTCCGTTTTGATATCCCCAGGAATCATTATAATAATTAGTTCCGGTTAAACGATAAGCTTCTAATTGCGCTGCGCTGGAACGTCCTTGCTCAATTGGCGCACCAAATCCGGTAAAGCTGATTAGGTGTTTATCGTTTATGTTTTTATCTACCGATAAATAAAAAGCGCTTGCATTAAAATAGGTGCCCGGAATATAAACTTGATTTCCGTAACGGGAAGATGCACTGGCTGTAACAGCCCATCCATTTTGCATCATGCCGGTTGAGTGCGTGAGCATTACCCGATGCCCATATATTCTATTAGAATTGGCATAAGATACTCTGGTTCCCTTCCGAAATGAAGAAGCCTTGGACTCAATATTAATGTAGCCTCCTGCGCCTGAAAATCCTAATCGATTACTAAAATTTCCGAATCTGGTTTCTACATATCGAGTAACATCATTTAAGCCGCCCCAATTGCTCCATGAACTGAATCCGGTTTCTACATTGTTTACATTTACTCCGTTAATCATGACCTGTTGATTTTCGGCCATATATCCTCTGGTTCTGTAACGTGAAGCGCCAAACTGAAAACTGGCAAATTGTAAAAAAACATCTCTGCTCGAAGAAAGTAAAGACGATACATCCTGTTGTTCTAAATCAGCATCTACATCGCCACCTGAAGTGCTAAATATAGGTATGTTGAATTTTGTAGAATTGCTGTCATTTTGCAAGTCGTGGATATGCGTAGAGTCAATTCCGCTTTTTACAGGTTCTTCCTGTGCAATAGTAGTTATGGAAAATAACACCAAAACAGCTATTAATAATTTATGTGATTTCATTGTTGACTTTCAGTTTAATTAGCGAGCGGCTTCGGAAAAAATAATTGAGAACCAATTTATCTTTCTTCAAGGGTTTTCACTCCAAGGTCAATTTGCGAATCAAATATAGGACTTTAGGATACTGGGGTTGTTAACTAAATATTAACAAAAAATAATATTATTACAATTTAAATTGATGTAGAATTTGCTTTGTATTGAACTCGAATTAAGCATGTGTATTTTTAATTTATTACTTTTGGCGTTATGCAAATGAACAAATTAAGCTTAATTTTTTCTCTTTTACTTTTAATTGCTATTCCTACCGAAGCACAGAAATTAGATAAAAGTAAAAAGTACTATATAGCCAATATTGGTTTTTGGAACGTGGAAAATTTATACGACACCTTAAATGACCAATGGAAAAATGATGAGGAATTTACTCCGGTTGGAACGAATGCGTGGAATGGAAAAAGATACTGGACTAAAATTGATCGCTTGGCAGAAGTGATTGCCATGATGGGAACCGATGCGTCGCCCGACGGATTAGCCATTTTAGGGTTGTGTGAAATTGAAAATAAAAGCGTAGTTGAAGATTTAGTAAAATCAAAAAGAATAGCATCCCGCAATTATCAGATCGTTCATATTGAAGGACCGGATGCTCGGGGTGTTGATCCTTCTTTTATTTATAATCCTAATTATTTTAAAGTAATCAAAGCTGTATCGTATCATGTTAAAGTGGTTACAGATACAGCCCATAAAACCAGAGATATATTAGTGGTTAGTGGTTCTTTTGTTGGGGAGCCTCTAACTGTTTTAGTAAATCACTGGCCATCCAGAAGAGGAGGGGAACAGGGTAGTCGACCAAACAGAAACGAGGCCGCTCGAGTGTCGAGGCATATTGCGGATAGCATTACAGCTTTGAATCCAAAAAACAAAGTAATTATTATGGGTGATTTAAACGATGATCCAAATAATATGAGTGTGAAAGAAGTGGTAAAAACATATGGTGATTTAAAAAAGCGAGATTCCAATAAATATTTTAATCCGATGGAAACTCCATTTAAAGAAGGAATAGGAAGTTTGGCTTGGGGAGATAGTTGGAATTTATTTGATCAAACTTTATTGAGTGACGCTTGGGTTTCTGGTAATTATGAATCTTGGCAATATTACAAAGTGAGAATATTTAATAAATCATTTTTAAAGAGCGATTACGGAAATTTTAAAGGATATCCGAACAGAACGTACGCGGGTGGATCGTATATCGGCGGATACAGTGATCACTTTCCGGTTTACATCACTATTGCAAAGGAAAATACGGGGAAATAATTATTTATTCATTTCCTGGAAAGCCAGATTAGCGAGTAATCCTGTTCCACATTCCAAAGCACTTTCATCTATATCAAAGGTGGCGGTGTGTACGCCTGAATTAATTCCTTTTTTTTGATTTCCGGTTCCTAAGCGGAAAAAACAGCTGGAAACTTTTTGGGTGATAAAAGCAAAATCTTCGGCAGTCATTCTTAAGGGAAGTTCTTCTACATTATTTTTACCTAAATAATCAATGGCGTTAGTCATGCAATCTTCTGTGAAATTTTCATCATTCACCAAAAAGGGATAACCTTTTTCAATTTTTATTTCTGAAGTAATGCCGTATAATTCTGATTTATCCTGCACTATTTTTTTTAATCGGTTGTGTATTTCATTTCTCCACTCTTCATTCATGGTTCGCATGGTGCCGGCAATTTTCACTTCATTAGGAATAATATTGGTTGCTCCTTGTCCTTCAATTTTTCCGAAAGCCACTACGGTTGGAATATTTTCACCGGGAGTTCCTTTTAGGCTGTGTGCGTGCATAAACGCAATATTAATTTCCAGTAAAAGTTCGGAAGCGATTAATAAAGGATTTACATATTCATTGACCATGGCCGCATGTCCGCCTTTTCCGTTTACGGTAATGTAAAGTTCATCGGTTGAGGCCATATACATTCCTTTTCTGAATCCAACTTTTCCGGCTTCCATACTTGGATAAACATGCAAGGCAATGGCCTTATCTACTTTTGGATTTTCTAAAAGACCTTCTTCAATCATTAACTTTGCCCCACCGGGCAATACTTCTTCTCCGGGTTGAAAAACTATTTTTATTGTACCCTCAAATTCATCTTTTAATTGATTTAAAATTATAGCGGCACCCAAAACACAACTGCTATGTACATCGTGTCCGCAAGCATGCATCACTCCGTCAATTGTAGAACAATAACTTACTTTATTTTTTTCCTGAATAGGAAGTGCATCCATGTCTCCTCGAAGCAATATGGTTTTTTTATCCGGATTTTTCCCTTTTATTATTGCTATGATTCCGGTTTTAACATGTCCGGTAGTAAAAGGAATGCCGGCTTCTGTTAAATGTTTTTGAATAAATTCAGAAGTTTTAAATTCTTGAAAAGAAAGTTCGGGGTGGGCATGTATATGTCTGCGTATCTCCAGAATTTTCGGAAATAAAGATTTAGCTAATTCTTTTATTTTGTTTTTACTCATTATTTATTCATCAACATTTTTATACCAACTACCACCAACATGGCTCCGAAAATTTGTTTTACGATTTTGGTGTCAATACCAATTACCAATTTACTTCCTAAATAACTGCCCAATACAAAGGTTAAGCCAATAATAAGGGCATTTTTATAATCCACATAACCGCCTTTGTAATAATTATAAACGCCTAAAATGCCAATGGGAAATAAAAACATGAACAAGGTTGTGCCTTGTGCCATCTTCTGATCCATATTTAAAAAGTAAACCAATACCGGCACGATAATGATTCCCCCGCCTATGCCAACTAAGCCACTAAAAAAACCGGCAATTAATCCAACGATAAGAAGTATTACGAGTTCATTCATTAGAAATCGGTGGCCAGTGAAAAATTAACTATTCTTTTTTGAACCTGAAAGGCATCAACTCCCCATCCAAAATCTAAACGACAGAAATAACCTAATAATCTTGATCGAATACCAAATCCATAACCGCCTACTAATGGATTCTTTGGATCCACTACCGTAATTATAACGCCCGTACCTTCCTGGTAATACGATTTTACATTTCGTACATTGTCATCACTTAGTGGATTAGTGCCGTACCAGGCCATTCCTAAATCTCCAAAAAGACAAACCTGAAAATTGTTTAAGAAATCAGATCTTAGATTTCTATTAGTGAAATATCGAATGATAGGTATTCTTAATTCAGAGTTGTAAACTAAGAAGTTATTTCCATTACGGATGTTTTGATTAAATCCACGCATATTTGTGGCTAAAGTTTGAAATCCGTATTGCTCAGGCTTCACAATATTAATGTTGTTATTGAAATTTGGATTCAACCAATTATCTACTCCGCCTAAATAAAATATTAAACGATCGGTTCCTAAGGAGTTACCTCCGGCAAATCGGTTACAGAATGTGATTTGGCGGTGTACTTTTTGATAATGCCTGATATCAAATCCGGAAGTAAATAAATTTCTTCGGGTGGTGTCATAAAACCCCCAATATTCGGTCCATACTTTTAAACGCCAGCCGTTAAAAATATTCAACATCACTTTTCGGGTGTTATCAAAAATATATTCTAAACGCACACCGGCCATATTCTGAAAAACAGGTTTAACGGGCAAAGTTAAATCACCGTTGGATAAAAAGTTTGCCTTATCGTTTCTATACATGATAGAAAGTCGCGTGGCTGAAACGGGATTAAAAGGGTATTTAACCGAATATTTTACAATATGGGTATTAATTTTAGCAAAAATATTTTCTGCAAAATCAGTAAGCACCGGAACTCTGGCAAAGGTTTGACGGTCTACTAATATTTGATGGTCGAATAATTTTTTTCTTTGTTCCCAGCTTAGCATAAACTCGTTATCCAGGGATGGGTTTATTCTGAATCCGCCTGTGATTCGCTGGTCTTCAAATAAATCACTGATACCAATTTTAGTCAGAAAGTTAAAGCCCGGATTTAAATAAACGGGAGAACCCCCTCCGGCAAAAAACTGATAATTATTTGCAAGAAAGGAATTATCGAATTGGGTAACTACATAATCACTGTAAAATGACGTATAATAGTTTTTTTGAATGGGAAATCGGAATGCATTGCTGCCGTGCTTTTTTCTTAACGAATCGGCATTTGATATATTATCTGAACCGTTATTCTCATTTTTATTTTTAGCATTCGGGGCATTTTCTCCTGCAAAAGTGTAATTGTCAAAATCTATTCCATTGTTATTTTTACCGGTTTCATTTTTTTCCGGAGTCCGCACTTCTGAAGGTTTTAATTCAATGTAATCCTGAGGGTCCATGATAATAGGCCGCGGAGCGTATTTGTACCAGGTATTTACGGGTTCTTTTTGATTAACTGCGGTGAGTTCGGGTAGTGTACTCAGAAGAAGCATGTCTTTTCCTTTGGAAGTTATAGCCTCAGTTACATGAGTTCCTTTGGTGTTGATTTGCTGATCTAAAATGTTTCTGTCGAAATTAGTAACCGGCTTTGAATTGAAAAAATAACGATAGTGTTCTGTGGTGTCTACATAAGCTATACTGCTGTCAAATTCAGCAATGTATCGGTTATATATTCCGTTTTTATCACCTAAATAAGTAACCGAGTTGTTCTTGTAAATTTGTGCTTTGGTTTCATTGGTCTCAGGGGTATTGGTTACTCTCACTAATACTTTGGAAGTGAAAGGATATTTAGCCATAAACAAATCTTTGTTTCTTTTTATTTTGACAAAATAATTAGCGTCGTCTTTTGCATTTATAGTGTCGTTTTGTCTGTTACTTTCAAAAACCAAATATTTATTTCCCTTTACAAAAACCGGATGATTATCATCCCAAATATCATTGGTTAGTTGTTCAATTCCGCTGCTGTTTAATGAAAATACAAAAATATCAGATTGTCCTTTCCCTTTTTTAATTCCGCTTAATGCTAATTTTTTCCCATCGGGGCTAAAAGAAAAACTGTTTATTTTTTCAAAGCCGGGTAAGTTTCTTTTTACTACTTCTTTTGTTTCTGTATCATAAGTGTGCAAAATGAGTTGATTTCTTCTTTCATACACCATGGCTACAATTTTGTTGTTGGGGTGCCATTCCAACAAGGGGTAATTGTAATCGTCCAACTGTTCAACTTTTGGACCGTATTTTAAAATACGTTTTTGCTTTTTACCTTCAACATCTTTTAAGTACACTCGAAGTTGATTAAGTTCATTGGTTGCATAAACTATTTGAGTGGCATCACCATTTACTCTGGGTTGGTAATAATGTTTGCTTTCTTTATATTTTTTAATGATGCTGTTGTTTCTGATCGGAGATCTTCGGGTAGAATCTTTAAACATAAATAGATGTCTGTTTTGCGCATCAATTAAATCATATACCAAATTGCTTTGTGAAGTACCCAATACCCAGGTAAAACCATGATCGGGGGAACGATAAATTTTGGTCATGTATAACAGAGAAGGTATTTGTGATTCTCCGTAAGTATCCACAATGAAATACCAAAGCGCGTGTCCTGCATTGGCCGCTTGCTTACCGGTTAATTTATTAAAATTGCTGAAATGATTATTTTTAAGTGCGTCATAAAGTAAGTTATCACTATAAGAAGTCCATCCTTCTGATAACCACTTTACGAGTCCGGCGGTGAACCATTCGGGTAAATTGAGTAGGGTAGAATTTCGGATCATATCGCGCGTATTTCCTGAATAAAGCACCTGGTTTACCATCAATTCGGCTAATGCGGCACAAACTTGTCTGTCTAAATCAGACTGCGAACCGTTATAAAATACGCTAACTTTATCGCCAATTATTCGGGTAACGCCACCGGTGTTACTTTGCTCTTCGCTGCTCAATCCTAAATTACTTTGTTTAAAATCCTCTTGATTATTATAAACGATGATATTTATTTTATCATCAACTTGATGATCCAGACGTTTCTCTAAAATAGGAATTTGTCGGTTTGCGGATACGGAAACATATTTCGCAATTTCATTCCCTCCCTGGTAAAAATACACACGGTATCTTTCAAAGTCGTAATACGTCCAAACAAATTTTTGAAGCTGAATTCTGTTTTTGCCAAAATCCATTTGATGGCCGTAATTAAACTGAGCATTTAAAATAAGTTTAAACCCCAATAATAATATAAGTAATAGGCTCTTCCTGCTCATAATTTGCGACTTTTAAAGGTAGTGAATTTTAACGCTTAAATGGCTAAAATTTGTGATTTTTTAAGCGTGTTCTAGGTGCTAAAACGTTTATGAATACCCCAATATAAACACAGAAACCAATAAAGATTTAATCTTGAATAGCTGAGCGCTCAAGCTAAAGGCAAAAAACAAAGGATAATTGAGCAATTGTACTCTTAATCCAACAATTTTAAGTCATCAATGGCGTTTCCGGCAATGCCCTTCACAGATCCATAAAACTGAGTGGTGTTACTTAAAACCTTATCTAATTGTTTTTCCCTTTCCTTCCAAATTTTTTCCATTTGTAGCTTTTCGCGGGTGATACTGTCCTTCATGGCTAAAAAACCTTCTACAATAGCTTCAATATTCTGCCTGAATTCCAGTCCGGTTAAATAATTGTAAAGCAAACTCATTTTATCGCTTTTATTTTCCTGAGTTACCATGGCGCTATGAATTTTTATTAAACTTTCCCTTAACACAAAGCTTAGCGCCCGTGCTTCAGCAAATCTGCAAATCCAAACTCCGTCTTTAAATCCAAAATGATTCATGTCTTTAGGTAAAACTTCGCTTACAATTACGGCAATATCTGCCTGTTGGGCACGCATGTCGTTTTTTAATTTTTCAATCCACTCAGCAGCAAAGTTTTTGGTTCTTTTACTTTCGTAAATTATTTTACCACAGGTTTTTCCGGCACTGTTTTTCACAAATAATGTACAATCTGCTCCTTTAATTCCTTTGGCTACTTCTTCAATTTCATCTTGCGGAAAACTTTCACGTAATAAATCTTCTAAAGCTAATTCCTGTACTTCACCTTGCAATTGCATGCTGCCTTGCTCAGATTTTTTCTTCATTTCCTCAATCAGCTTCTTCTGATCTTCCAATTGTTTCTCATATTCCCTTAATTTCAAAGAATTTTTCTCCTGCTCTTGTTTTTGAATTTGTTCAGATATGACAAGGCGTTGCGCATTAATTTGTTTCTGCATTTCAAGTTCAAATTCCTGCTCTTTGGTTTTTAATTCCTGTTCTTTTTTAAGAAATTCAAGTTCTTTGGCTCTCGATAATTTTAATTTATTTTCAAATTCCTGATTAGTTTCCTGTAAAATCTTGAGTTTATTTTCAAAATCAGAATTAAGTGTTTTTCGGATGTTTTCTTCCAAAAAATCCTTTTGTTTTTTTAAAGAATCTTTCAATTGATTTTGCAATTCCTTTTCCTTCTTTTTGAATTCCTCATCTTTTTTCAGTTTCCAATCTGCCGCCTCTTTTTTTAGTTTATCCTGAATAGCGGCTTTCATAGATTCCGCCACTTCAAAATCATTACCGCATTTGGGGCATTTAACTGTTGAATTATTGCTCATAACCTCCCTTAAATTATGGTGAATTTATGGTTTTTATTTTTTTTATTTGACTGCATTTTTCAATTGTTTAAAAACAAGTGTAAAATTTTAATTGAATGAAAGAATTAATTTTAGTCAGGCATGCAAAAAGTGAATGGGGAACTGACAACCTAAAAGACATAGATAGACCTCTAAATGCCCGGGGTTATGCCGATGCTTATAGAATGAGCAAGTGGTTTAAAATGGAAAAGTTACCGCCGGATTTAATAGTGGCTAGTTATGCCACCCGAACTTTGAGTACGGCTTTTATATTTGCCCGTGAATTTGAATACGCCAGCGAAAAACTGAGTATTACAGAATCTTTTTATGAGGCTAAAGCACAAAAAATATTAAGTTTTATAGGCAAGCTGAACAAAGATATTGAAAGGCCTATGCTGTTTATGCATAATCCGGGAATAACCGAATTAGTGAACAGTTTAAACGAAGATGTTTTTATGGATAATGTTCCTACCTGCGGTATTGTAAGTATCCAGTTCAGTATTAAAAATTGGTCGGATATAAATAATGCTAAGGGTCAACTCAATTATTTTCATTTTCCAAAGGACTTTAAAGAAAACGCGTAAATTATGAGCATTAAAAAAAATATGCCTTATATCAATCGCGAAATCAGTTGGCTTTCGTTTAATGAGCGTGTTTTGCAAGAAGCAGCCGACAAATCGGTTCCTTTAATTGAGCGATTAAAATTTCTGGGAATTTTCAGTAATAACCGAGATGAGTTTTACAGAGTACGAGTTGCCACAGTTAAACGTTTGAGTAAATTGGGAAAAAAAGCATTGGCTTTTTATGATGAAGATCCTGCTGAGTTGTTAAGTCGACTACAGCGTAAAGTAATTCAACAGCAAATCACCTTTGAAGAAATTTATAGTGAGTTGAAGTCAGAGTTGGCTGAAAATGATGTATTCATCATTAATGAAAAGGAACTAAAACAAAATCAGCAAGAGTTTGTCCGTAATTATTTTAATCAGGTTGTAAGTTCTACTTTGTTTCCTGTAATGATTGATGATCAGAAGGAGTTTCCGTACATGAAGGATAAAGCCAGTTACATGTATTTAAAGTTGGAATCCATTTTGAATAAACAAAAGAATAAATATGCGTTAATTGAAATTCCTTCTAAAATCATCAGTCGCTTTGTTCGATTACCGGATCAAGGAAATAAAAAATACATCATTTTGCTGGATGATGTGATTCGCTTTAATACCGATCAGATTTTTGATGTTTTCGGTTATAGAACGGTTGAGGCATACAACATAAAACTAACTAGAGATGCCGAATTGGATATCGATAGTGATTTGAGTAAAA contains:
- a CDS encoding choice-of-anchor J domain-containing protein, which gives rise to MKKYILYPTLILTGIVLFTFCKKEYDHPPLKNVNASAQLTVAQLKARVPASSTFYKFGMGDTNLYGTVLADETSGNIYKQTFIMDDNGGAIQLNMQFTGGFAVGDKIRINLNGLYLVNANNMIYIDSVDIGKSVVKQSSGNIVTPKVVTITEILAGSVPSNSNSLQSQLVRIDNAEFVEKGMPFADAIGKASLNRTLKVCGGTNSVTVRTSGYANFAAKPIPSGSGYMVAIVTQYNSTMQLTIRDYQEIQMNAAGCPPPSFTLAPPVASLNENFSSIGSSNSTFTTNGWMNYASIGNALWKTNINGALKAMKASAFNSGDANNEMYFISPPIIYTPTMTLSFKTAFGFWDSGHPNAITALVSTDFTGNNANTANWTPVVGAVYAAGTGSFYPNATTNSGVLTLSNTSILNGYSGNFFVAFKYTGSTTYNSDIYVDDVIVQ
- a CDS encoding endonuclease/exonuclease/phosphatase family protein, with the protein product MNKLSLIFSLLLLIAIPTEAQKLDKSKKYYIANIGFWNVENLYDTLNDQWKNDEEFTPVGTNAWNGKRYWTKIDRLAEVIAMMGTDASPDGLAILGLCEIENKSVVEDLVKSKRIASRNYQIVHIEGPDARGVDPSFIYNPNYFKVIKAVSYHVKVVTDTAHKTRDILVVSGSFVGEPLTVLVNHWPSRRGGEQGSRPNRNEAARVSRHIADSITALNPKNKVIIMGDLNDDPNNMSVKEVVKTYGDLKKRDSNKYFNPMETPFKEGIGSLAWGDSWNLFDQTLLSDAWVSGNYESWQYYKVRIFNKSFLKSDYGNFKGYPNRTYAGGSYIGGYSDHFPVYITIAKENTGK
- a CDS encoding amidohydrolase, which gives rise to MSKNKIKELAKSLFPKILEIRRHIHAHPELSFQEFKTSEFIQKHLTEAGIPFTTGHVKTGIIAIIKGKNPDKKTILLRGDMDALPIQEKNKVSYCSTIDGVMHACGHDVHSSCVLGAAIILNQLKDEFEGTIKIVFQPGEEVLPGGAKLMIEEGLLENPKVDKAIALHVYPSMEAGKVGFRKGMYMASTDELYITVNGKGGHAAMVNEYVNPLLIASELLLEINIAFMHAHSLKGTPGENIPTVVAFGKIEGQGATNIIPNEVKIAGTMRTMNEEWRNEIHNRLKKIVQDKSELYGITSEIKIEKGYPFLVNDENFTEDCMTNAIDYLGKNNVEELPLRMTAEDFAFITQKVSSCFFRLGTGNQKKGINSGVHTATFDIDESALECGTGLLANLAFQEMNK
- a CDS encoding sulfite exporter TauE/SafE family protein, translating into MNELVILLIVGLIAGFFSGLVGIGGGIIIVPVLVYFLNMDQKMAQGTTLFMFLFPIGILGVYNYYKGGYVDYKNALIIGLTFVLGSYLGSKLVIGIDTKIVKQIFGAMLVVVGIKMLMNK
- a CDS encoding PD40 domain-containing protein, which translates into the protein MSRKSLLLILLLGFKLILNAQFNYGHQMDFGKNRIQLQKFVWTYYDFERYRVYFYQGGNEIAKYVSVSANRQIPILEKRLDHQVDDKINIIVYNNQEDFKQSNLGLSSEEQSNTGGVTRIIGDKVSVFYNGSQSDLDRQVCAALAELMVNQVLYSGNTRDMIRNSTLLNLPEWFTAGLVKWLSEGWTSYSDNLLYDALKNNHFSNFNKLTGKQAANAGHALWYFIVDTYGESQIPSLLYMTKIYRSPDHGFTWVLGTSQSNLVYDLIDAQNRHLFMFKDSTRRSPIRNNSIIKKYKESKHYYQPRVNGDATQIVYATNELNQLRVYLKDVEGKKQKRILKYGPKVEQLDDYNYPLLEWHPNNKIVAMVYERRNQLILHTYDTETKEVVKRNLPGFEKINSFSFSPDGKKLALSGIKKGKGQSDIFVFSLNSSGIEQLTNDIWDDNHPVFVKGNKYLVFESNRQNDTINAKDDANYFVKIKRNKDLFMAKYPFTSKVLVRVTNTPETNETKAQIYKNNSVTYLGDKNGIYNRYIAEFDSSIAYVDTTEHYRYFFNSKPVTNFDRNILDQQINTKGTHVTEAITSKGKDMLLLSTLPELTAVNQKEPVNTWYKYAPRPIIMDPQDYIELKPSEVRTPEKNETGKNNNGIDFDNYTFAGENAPNAKNKNENNGSDNISNADSLRKKHGSNAFRFPIQKNYYTSFYSDYVVTQFDNSFLANNYQFFAGGGSPVYLNPGFNFLTKIGISDLFEDQRITGGFRINPSLDNEFMLSWEQRKKLFDHQILVDRQTFARVPVLTDFAENIFAKINTHIVKYSVKYPFNPVSATRLSIMYRNDKANFLSNGDLTLPVKPVFQNMAGVRLEYIFDNTRKVMLNIFNGWRLKVWTEYWGFYDTTRRNLFTSGFDIRHYQKVHRQITFCNRFAGGNSLGTDRLIFYLGGVDNWLNPNFNNNINIVKPEQYGFQTLATNMRGFNQNIRNGNNFLVYNSELRIPIIRYFTNRNLRSDFLNNFQVCLFGDLGMAWYGTNPLSDDNVRNVKSYYQEGTGVIITVVDPKNPLVGGYGFGIRSRLLGYFCRLDFGWGVDAFQVQKRIVNFSLATDF
- a CDS encoding DUF2130 domain-containing protein, translated to MSNNSTVKCPKCGNDFEVAESMKAAIQDKLKKEAADWKLKKDEEFKKKEKELQNQLKDSLKKQKDFLEENIRKTLNSDFENKLKILQETNQEFENKLKLSRAKELEFLKKEQELKTKEQEFELEMQKQINAQRLVISEQIQKQEQEKNSLKLREYEKQLEDQKKLIEEMKKKSEQGSMQLQGEVQELALEDLLRESFPQDEIEEVAKGIKGADCTLFVKNSAGKTCGKIIYESKRTKNFAAEWIEKLKNDMRAQQADIAVIVSEVLPKDMNHFGFKDGVWICRFAEARALSFVLRESLIKIHSAMVTQENKSDKMSLLYNYLTGLEFRQNIEAIVEGFLAMKDSITREKLQMEKIWKEREKQLDKVLSNTTQFYGSVKGIAGNAIDDLKLLD